The following are from one region of the Anabas testudineus chromosome 2, fAnaTes1.2, whole genome shotgun sequence genome:
- the LOC113164667 gene encoding uncharacterized protein LOC113164667, producing MWFVLLLPLTFCINREATHLKTTREQFITPICSDGTGQKAEANNTITLIVCKIFKRSSGEECQLLYQYGKGFEHKCGSRFKLLSKNQTVFLHLIKLTTEDSGNYTCQCTKFDGTYTLHLNITVEEDEDTSSSAEKSFNPIITSVSCVTIFIIVTGVILRYIHQKFSHRGQLEPPARHSNTEPQDFEPYDTFVQRENELYSTAGMTQL from the exons ATGtggtttgttctgctgctgccattGACTTTTTGCATCAACAGAGAAG CAACTCATTTGAAGACAACTAGAGAACAATTTATCACTCCAATATGTAGCGACGGAACAGGCCAAAAAGCGGAGGCAAACAATACCATCACACTGATTGTATGTAAGATCTTCAAGAGGAGCAGCGGAGAAGAGTGTCAACTGCTGTATCAGTACGGAAAAGGCTTTGAACACAAATGTGGCTCCAGGTTCAAACTTCTTTCAAAGAATCAGACTGTATTTCTCCACCTGATCAAATTAACAACTGAGGATAGTGGAAACTACACCTGTCAGTGTACTAAATTTGATGGAACATATACTCTCCATCTGAATATCACTGTGGAAG AGGATGAAGACACCAGCAGTTCTGCAGAAAAGTCCTTCAATCCTATAATAACCTCTGTATCCTGTGTAACTATATTCATAATCGTAACTGGAGTGATCCTGCGATATATCCATCAAAAGTTTTCCCATAG AGGACAACTAGAACCACCGGCCAGACATTCGAACACG GAACCCCAAGACTTTGAGCCGTACGACACCTTtgtacagagagaaaatgagctTTATTCAACGGCTGGGATGACACAACTTTAG